A DNA window from Drosophila sechellia strain sech25 chromosome X, ASM438219v1, whole genome shotgun sequence contains the following coding sequences:
- the LOC6615098 gene encoding cytoplasmic dynein 1 intermediate chain isoform X10, with protein sequence MDRKAELERKKAKLAALREEKDRRRREKEIKDMEEAAGRIGGGAGIDKDQRKDLDEMLSSLGVAPVSEVLSSLSSVNSMTSDNSNTQTPDASLQATVNGQSGGKKQPLNLSVYNVQATNIPPKETLVYTKQTQTTSTGGGNGDVLSCHSSPLSGYMEDWWRPRKAHATDYYVLAFDAQGDDEESSLQNLGNGFTSKLPPGYLTHGLPTVKDVAPAITPLEIKKETEVKKEVNELSEEQKQMIILSENFQRFVVRAGRVIERALSENVDIYTDYIGGGDSEEANDERSHARLSLNRVFYDERWSKNRCITSMDWSTHFPELVVGSYHNNEESPNEPDGVVMVWNTKFKKSTPEDVFHCQSAVMSTCFAKFNPNLILGGTYSGQIVLWDNRVQKRTPIQRTPLSAAAHTHPVYCLQMVGTQNAHNVISISSDGKLCSWSLDMLSQPQDTLELQQRQSKAIAITSMAFPANEINSLVMGSEDGYVYSASRHGLRSGVNEVYERHLGPITGISTHYNQLSPDFGHLFLTSSIDWTIKLWSLKDTKPLYSFEDNSDYVMDVAWSPVHPALFAAVDGSGRLDLWNLNQDTEVPTASIVVAGAPALNRVSWTPSGLHVCIGDEAGKLYVYDVAENLAQPSRDEWSRFNTHLSEIKMNQSDEV encoded by the exons ATGGATCGCAAGGCTGAGCTGGAACGCAAGAAGGCCAAGTTGGCCGCCCTGCGCGAGGAGAAGGATCGCCGGCGGCGCGAGAAGGAGATCAAGGACATGGAGGAGGCGGCCGGTCGCATTGGCGGCGGAGCAGGCATCGACAAGGATCAGCGCAA GGATCTCGACGAAATGCTGTCATCGCTGGGCGTGGCCCCCGTCTCCGAGGTCCTTTCCTCACTCTCCTCCGTCAACTCGATGACATCGGACAACTCCAACACACAGACCCCCGACGCCAGCCTCCAAGCCACCGTCAATGGCCAGAG CGGCGGAAAGAAACAGCCCCTCAACCTGAGCGTCTACAATGTGCAGGCTACGAACATTCCACCAAAAGAGACGCTGGTCTACACGAAGCAGACCCAGACGACCAGTACCGGAGGCGGAAACGGCGATG TTCTTTCTTGCCACTCCTCGCCTCTGTCAGGATATATGGAGGACTGGTGGCGTCCACGTAAAG CTCATGCTACGGATTATTATG TGCTTGCATTTGATGCCCAAGGAGACGACGAAGAGAGCTCACTGCAGAACCTGGGCAACGGATTCACCTCCAAGCTGCCCCCGGGCTATCTCACCCACGGCCTGCCCACCGTCAAGGACGTCGCCCCGGCCATCACGCCCCTGGAGATCAAGAAGGAGACCGAAGTGAAGAAGGAGG TCAACGAGCTGTCCGAGGAGCAGAAGCAGATGATCATACTGTCGGAGAACTTCCAGCGGTTCGTGGTGCGCGCCGGCCGCGTCATCGAACGGGCCCTCTCGGAGAATGTGGACATATACACGGACTACATCGGCGGCGGCGACAGCGAGGAGGCGAACGACGAGCGATCGCATGCGCGGCTCTCGCTGAACCGCGTCTTCTACGACGAGCGCTGGTCGAAGAACCGCTGCATCACCAGTATGGACTGGTCCACCCACTTCCCCGAGCTGGTGGTGGGCTCGTACCACAACAACGAGGAGAGCCCCAACGAGCCGGACGGCGTGGTGATGGTGTGGAACACCAAGTTCAAGAAGAGCACGCCCGAGGACGTCTTCCACTGCCAGAGCGCGGTGATGTCCACCTGCTTTGCCAAGTTCAATCCCAACCTGATCCTCGGCGGCACCTATTCGGGCCAGATTGTGCTGTGGGACAATCGCGTGCAGAAGCGCACGCCCATCCAGCGCACGCCCCTCAGTGCCGCGGCGCACACGCATCCCGTCTACTGCCTCCAGATGGTGGGCACCCAGAACGCGCACAACGTCATCTCCATATCCTCGGATGGCAAGCTGTGCTCCTGGTCGCTGGACATGCTGTCGCAACCACAGGACACGCTCGAGCTGCAGCAGCGCCAGTCGAAGGCCATTGCCATTACATCGATGGCCTTCCCGGCCAACGAGATCAACAGCCTGGTGATGGGCAGCGAGGACGGCTACGTCTACTCCGCCTCGCGCCACGGCCTGCGCTCCGGGGTCAACGAGGTGTACGAACGCCATCTTGGCCCTATCACTGGCATATCCACGCACTACAACCAGCTGTCGCCGGACTTTGGCCACCTCTTCCTAACCTCGTCCATTGACTGGACCATCAAGCTCTGGTCGCTAAAG GACACAAAGCCGTTGTACTCCTTTGAGGACAACTCCGACTACGTGATGGACGTCGCCTGGTCGCCCGTGCATCCCGCACTCTTCGCCGCCGTCGACGGCAGCGGCCGCCTGGACCTGTGGAACCTCAACCAAGACACGGAGGTGCCGACCGCCTCGATCGTCGTGGCGGGAGCACCAGCCCTTAACCGCGTCTCCTGGACCCCATCCGGCCTGCACGTGTGCATCGGCGACGAGGCCGGCAAGCTGTACGTCTACGACGTGGCCGAGAATCTGGCGCAGCCATCGCGCGACGAATGGTCGCGGTTCAACACCCATCTTAGCGAGATCAAGATGAACCAGAGCGACGAGGTCTAG
- the LOC6615098 gene encoding cytoplasmic dynein 1 intermediate chain isoform X18 translates to MDRKAELERKKAKLAALREEKDRRRREKEIKDMEEAAGRIGGGAGIDKDQRKDLDEMLSSLGVAPVSEVLSSLSSVNSMTSDNSNTQTPDASLQATVNGQSGGKKQPLNLSVYNVQATNIPPKETLVYTKQTQTTSTGGGNGDDEYNLNPGLEWEDEFTVLAFDAQGDDEESSLQNLGNGFTSKLPPGYLTHGLPTVKDVAPAITPLEIKKETEVKKEVNELSEEQKQMIILSENFQRFVVRAGRVIERALSENVDIYTDYIGGGDSEEANDERSHARLSLNRVFYDERWSKNRCITSMDWSTHFPELVVGSYHNNEESPNEPDGVVMVWNTKFKKSTPEDVFHCQSAVMSTCFAKFNPNLILGGTYSGQIVLWDNRVQKRTPIQRTPLSAAAHTHPVYCLQMVGTQNAHNVISISSDGKLCSWSLDMLSQPQDTLELQQRQSKAIAITSMAFPANEINSLVMGSEDGYVYSASRHGLRSGVNEVYERHLGPITGISTHYNQLSPDFGHLFLTSSIDWTIKLWSLKDTKPLYSFEDNSDYVMDVAWSPVHPALFAAVDGSGRLDLWNLNQDTEVPTASIVVAGAPALNRVSWTPSGLHVCIGDEAGKLYVYDVAENLAQPSRDEWSRFNTHLSEIKMNQSDEV, encoded by the exons ATGGATCGCAAGGCTGAGCTGGAACGCAAGAAGGCCAAGTTGGCCGCCCTGCGCGAGGAGAAGGATCGCCGGCGGCGCGAGAAGGAGATCAAGGACATGGAGGAGGCGGCCGGTCGCATTGGCGGCGGAGCAGGCATCGACAAGGATCAGCGCAA GGATCTCGACGAAATGCTGTCATCGCTGGGCGTGGCCCCCGTCTCCGAGGTCCTTTCCTCACTCTCCTCCGTCAACTCGATGACATCGGACAACTCCAACACACAGACCCCCGACGCCAGCCTCCAAGCCACCGTCAATGGCCAGAG CGGCGGAAAGAAACAGCCCCTCAACCTGAGCGTCTACAATGTGCAGGCTACGAACATTCCACCAAAAGAGACGCTGGTCTACACGAAGCAGACCCAGACGACCAGTACCGGAGGCGGAAACGGCGATG ATGAATACAATCTTAATCCGGGTTTAGAGTGGGAGGATGAATTCACAG TGCTTGCATTTGATGCCCAAGGAGACGACGAAGAGAGCTCACTGCAGAACCTGGGCAACGGATTCACCTCCAAGCTGCCCCCGGGCTATCTCACCCACGGCCTGCCCACCGTCAAGGACGTCGCCCCGGCCATCACGCCCCTGGAGATCAAGAAGGAGACCGAAGTGAAGAAGGAGG TCAACGAGCTGTCCGAGGAGCAGAAGCAGATGATCATACTGTCGGAGAACTTCCAGCGGTTCGTGGTGCGCGCCGGCCGCGTCATCGAACGGGCCCTCTCGGAGAATGTGGACATATACACGGACTACATCGGCGGCGGCGACAGCGAGGAGGCGAACGACGAGCGATCGCATGCGCGGCTCTCGCTGAACCGCGTCTTCTACGACGAGCGCTGGTCGAAGAACCGCTGCATCACCAGTATGGACTGGTCCACCCACTTCCCCGAGCTGGTGGTGGGCTCGTACCACAACAACGAGGAGAGCCCCAACGAGCCGGACGGCGTGGTGATGGTGTGGAACACCAAGTTCAAGAAGAGCACGCCCGAGGACGTCTTCCACTGCCAGAGCGCGGTGATGTCCACCTGCTTTGCCAAGTTCAATCCCAACCTGATCCTCGGCGGCACCTATTCGGGCCAGATTGTGCTGTGGGACAATCGCGTGCAGAAGCGCACGCCCATCCAGCGCACGCCCCTCAGTGCCGCGGCGCACACGCATCCCGTCTACTGCCTCCAGATGGTGGGCACCCAGAACGCGCACAACGTCATCTCCATATCCTCGGATGGCAAGCTGTGCTCCTGGTCGCTGGACATGCTGTCGCAACCACAGGACACGCTCGAGCTGCAGCAGCGCCAGTCGAAGGCCATTGCCATTACATCGATGGCCTTCCCGGCCAACGAGATCAACAGCCTGGTGATGGGCAGCGAGGACGGCTACGTCTACTCCGCCTCGCGCCACGGCCTGCGCTCCGGGGTCAACGAGGTGTACGAACGCCATCTTGGCCCTATCACTGGCATATCCACGCACTACAACCAGCTGTCGCCGGACTTTGGCCACCTCTTCCTAACCTCGTCCATTGACTGGACCATCAAGCTCTGGTCGCTAAAG GACACAAAGCCGTTGTACTCCTTTGAGGACAACTCCGACTACGTGATGGACGTCGCCTGGTCGCCCGTGCATCCCGCACTCTTCGCCGCCGTCGACGGCAGCGGCCGCCTGGACCTGTGGAACCTCAACCAAGACACGGAGGTGCCGACCGCCTCGATCGTCGTGGCGGGAGCACCAGCCCTTAACCGCGTCTCCTGGACCCCATCCGGCCTGCACGTGTGCATCGGCGACGAGGCCGGCAAGCTGTACGTCTACGACGTGGCCGAGAATCTGGCGCAGCCATCGCGCGACGAATGGTCGCGGTTCAACACCCATCTTAGCGAGATCAAGATGAACCAGAGCGACGAGGTCTAG
- the LOC6615098 gene encoding cytoplasmic dynein 1 intermediate chain isoform X16, with product MDRKAELERKKAKLAALREEKDRRRREKEIKDMEEAAGRIGGGAGIDKDQRKDLDEMLSSLGVAPVSEVLSSLSSVNSMTSDNSNTQTPDASLQATVNGQSGGKKQPLNLSVYNVQATNIPPKETLVYTKQTQTTSTGGGNGDGYMEDWWRPRKAHATDYYVLAFDAQGDDEESSLQNLGNGFTSKLPPGYLTHGLPTVKDVAPAITPLEIKKETEVKKEVNELSEEQKQMIILSENFQRFVVRAGRVIERALSENVDIYTDYIGGGDSEEANDERSHARLSLNRVFYDERWSKNRCITSMDWSTHFPELVVGSYHNNEESPNEPDGVVMVWNTKFKKSTPEDVFHCQSAVMSTCFAKFNPNLILGGTYSGQIVLWDNRVQKRTPIQRTPLSAAAHTHPVYCLQMVGTQNAHNVISISSDGKLCSWSLDMLSQPQDTLELQQRQSKAIAITSMAFPANEINSLVMGSEDGYVYSASRHGLRSGVNEVYERHLGPITGISTHYNQLSPDFGHLFLTSSIDWTIKLWSLKDTKPLYSFEDNSDYVMDVAWSPVHPALFAAVDGSGRLDLWNLNQDTEVPTASIVVAGAPALNRVSWTPSGLHVCIGDEAGKLYVYDVAENLAQPSRDEWSRFNTHLSEIKMNQSDEV from the exons ATGGATCGCAAGGCTGAGCTGGAACGCAAGAAGGCCAAGTTGGCCGCCCTGCGCGAGGAGAAGGATCGCCGGCGGCGCGAGAAGGAGATCAAGGACATGGAGGAGGCGGCCGGTCGCATTGGCGGCGGAGCAGGCATCGACAAGGATCAGCGCAA GGATCTCGACGAAATGCTGTCATCGCTGGGCGTGGCCCCCGTCTCCGAGGTCCTTTCCTCACTCTCCTCCGTCAACTCGATGACATCGGACAACTCCAACACACAGACCCCCGACGCCAGCCTCCAAGCCACCGTCAATGGCCAGAG CGGCGGAAAGAAACAGCCCCTCAACCTGAGCGTCTACAATGTGCAGGCTACGAACATTCCACCAAAAGAGACGCTGGTCTACACGAAGCAGACCCAGACGACCAGTACCGGAGGCGGAAACGGCGATG GATATATGGAGGACTGGTGGCGTCCACGTAAAG CTCATGCTACGGATTATTATG TGCTTGCATTTGATGCCCAAGGAGACGACGAAGAGAGCTCACTGCAGAACCTGGGCAACGGATTCACCTCCAAGCTGCCCCCGGGCTATCTCACCCACGGCCTGCCCACCGTCAAGGACGTCGCCCCGGCCATCACGCCCCTGGAGATCAAGAAGGAGACCGAAGTGAAGAAGGAGG TCAACGAGCTGTCCGAGGAGCAGAAGCAGATGATCATACTGTCGGAGAACTTCCAGCGGTTCGTGGTGCGCGCCGGCCGCGTCATCGAACGGGCCCTCTCGGAGAATGTGGACATATACACGGACTACATCGGCGGCGGCGACAGCGAGGAGGCGAACGACGAGCGATCGCATGCGCGGCTCTCGCTGAACCGCGTCTTCTACGACGAGCGCTGGTCGAAGAACCGCTGCATCACCAGTATGGACTGGTCCACCCACTTCCCCGAGCTGGTGGTGGGCTCGTACCACAACAACGAGGAGAGCCCCAACGAGCCGGACGGCGTGGTGATGGTGTGGAACACCAAGTTCAAGAAGAGCACGCCCGAGGACGTCTTCCACTGCCAGAGCGCGGTGATGTCCACCTGCTTTGCCAAGTTCAATCCCAACCTGATCCTCGGCGGCACCTATTCGGGCCAGATTGTGCTGTGGGACAATCGCGTGCAGAAGCGCACGCCCATCCAGCGCACGCCCCTCAGTGCCGCGGCGCACACGCATCCCGTCTACTGCCTCCAGATGGTGGGCACCCAGAACGCGCACAACGTCATCTCCATATCCTCGGATGGCAAGCTGTGCTCCTGGTCGCTGGACATGCTGTCGCAACCACAGGACACGCTCGAGCTGCAGCAGCGCCAGTCGAAGGCCATTGCCATTACATCGATGGCCTTCCCGGCCAACGAGATCAACAGCCTGGTGATGGGCAGCGAGGACGGCTACGTCTACTCCGCCTCGCGCCACGGCCTGCGCTCCGGGGTCAACGAGGTGTACGAACGCCATCTTGGCCCTATCACTGGCATATCCACGCACTACAACCAGCTGTCGCCGGACTTTGGCCACCTCTTCCTAACCTCGTCCATTGACTGGACCATCAAGCTCTGGTCGCTAAAG GACACAAAGCCGTTGTACTCCTTTGAGGACAACTCCGACTACGTGATGGACGTCGCCTGGTCGCCCGTGCATCCCGCACTCTTCGCCGCCGTCGACGGCAGCGGCCGCCTGGACCTGTGGAACCTCAACCAAGACACGGAGGTGCCGACCGCCTCGATCGTCGTGGCGGGAGCACCAGCCCTTAACCGCGTCTCCTGGACCCCATCCGGCCTGCACGTGTGCATCGGCGACGAGGCCGGCAAGCTGTACGTCTACGACGTGGCCGAGAATCTGGCGCAGCCATCGCGCGACGAATGGTCGCGGTTCAACACCCATCTTAGCGAGATCAAGATGAACCAGAGCGACGAGGTCTAG
- the LOC6615098 gene encoding cytoplasmic dynein 1 intermediate chain isoform X21 produces MDRKAELERKKAKLAALREEKDRRRREKEIKDMEEAAGRIGGGAGIDKDQRKDLDEMLSSLGVAPVSEVLSSLSSVNSMTSDNSNTQTPDASLQATVNGQSGGKKQPLNLSVYNVQATNIPPKETLVYTKQTQTTSTGGGNGDDEYNLNPGLEWEDEFTDDEESSLQNLGNGFTSKLPPGYLTHGLPTVKDVAPAITPLEIKKETEVKKEVNELSEEQKQMIILSENFQRFVVRAGRVIERALSENVDIYTDYIGGGDSEEANDERSHARLSLNRVFYDERWSKNRCITSMDWSTHFPELVVGSYHNNEESPNEPDGVVMVWNTKFKKSTPEDVFHCQSAVMSTCFAKFNPNLILGGTYSGQIVLWDNRVQKRTPIQRTPLSAAAHTHPVYCLQMVGTQNAHNVISISSDGKLCSWSLDMLSQPQDTLELQQRQSKAIAITSMAFPANEINSLVMGSEDGYVYSASRHGLRSGVNEVYERHLGPITGISTHYNQLSPDFGHLFLTSSIDWTIKLWSLKDTKPLYSFEDNSDYVMDVAWSPVHPALFAAVDGSGRLDLWNLNQDTEVPTASIVVAGAPALNRVSWTPSGLHVCIGDEAGKLYVYDVAENLAQPSRDEWSRFNTHLSEIKMNQSDEV; encoded by the exons ATGGATCGCAAGGCTGAGCTGGAACGCAAGAAGGCCAAGTTGGCCGCCCTGCGCGAGGAGAAGGATCGCCGGCGGCGCGAGAAGGAGATCAAGGACATGGAGGAGGCGGCCGGTCGCATTGGCGGCGGAGCAGGCATCGACAAGGATCAGCGCAA GGATCTCGACGAAATGCTGTCATCGCTGGGCGTGGCCCCCGTCTCCGAGGTCCTTTCCTCACTCTCCTCCGTCAACTCGATGACATCGGACAACTCCAACACACAGACCCCCGACGCCAGCCTCCAAGCCACCGTCAATGGCCAGAG CGGCGGAAAGAAACAGCCCCTCAACCTGAGCGTCTACAATGTGCAGGCTACGAACATTCCACCAAAAGAGACGCTGGTCTACACGAAGCAGACCCAGACGACCAGTACCGGAGGCGGAAACGGCGATG ATGAATACAATCTTAATCCGGGTTTAGAGTGGGAGGATGAATTCACAG ACGACGAAGAGAGCTCACTGCAGAACCTGGGCAACGGATTCACCTCCAAGCTGCCCCCGGGCTATCTCACCCACGGCCTGCCCACCGTCAAGGACGTCGCCCCGGCCATCACGCCCCTGGAGATCAAGAAGGAGACCGAAGTGAAGAAGGAGG TCAACGAGCTGTCCGAGGAGCAGAAGCAGATGATCATACTGTCGGAGAACTTCCAGCGGTTCGTGGTGCGCGCCGGCCGCGTCATCGAACGGGCCCTCTCGGAGAATGTGGACATATACACGGACTACATCGGCGGCGGCGACAGCGAGGAGGCGAACGACGAGCGATCGCATGCGCGGCTCTCGCTGAACCGCGTCTTCTACGACGAGCGCTGGTCGAAGAACCGCTGCATCACCAGTATGGACTGGTCCACCCACTTCCCCGAGCTGGTGGTGGGCTCGTACCACAACAACGAGGAGAGCCCCAACGAGCCGGACGGCGTGGTGATGGTGTGGAACACCAAGTTCAAGAAGAGCACGCCCGAGGACGTCTTCCACTGCCAGAGCGCGGTGATGTCCACCTGCTTTGCCAAGTTCAATCCCAACCTGATCCTCGGCGGCACCTATTCGGGCCAGATTGTGCTGTGGGACAATCGCGTGCAGAAGCGCACGCCCATCCAGCGCACGCCCCTCAGTGCCGCGGCGCACACGCATCCCGTCTACTGCCTCCAGATGGTGGGCACCCAGAACGCGCACAACGTCATCTCCATATCCTCGGATGGCAAGCTGTGCTCCTGGTCGCTGGACATGCTGTCGCAACCACAGGACACGCTCGAGCTGCAGCAGCGCCAGTCGAAGGCCATTGCCATTACATCGATGGCCTTCCCGGCCAACGAGATCAACAGCCTGGTGATGGGCAGCGAGGACGGCTACGTCTACTCCGCCTCGCGCCACGGCCTGCGCTCCGGGGTCAACGAGGTGTACGAACGCCATCTTGGCCCTATCACTGGCATATCCACGCACTACAACCAGCTGTCGCCGGACTTTGGCCACCTCTTCCTAACCTCGTCCATTGACTGGACCATCAAGCTCTGGTCGCTAAAG GACACAAAGCCGTTGTACTCCTTTGAGGACAACTCCGACTACGTGATGGACGTCGCCTGGTCGCCCGTGCATCCCGCACTCTTCGCCGCCGTCGACGGCAGCGGCCGCCTGGACCTGTGGAACCTCAACCAAGACACGGAGGTGCCGACCGCCTCGATCGTCGTGGCGGGAGCACCAGCCCTTAACCGCGTCTCCTGGACCCCATCCGGCCTGCACGTGTGCATCGGCGACGAGGCCGGCAAGCTGTACGTCTACGACGTGGCCGAGAATCTGGCGCAGCCATCGCGCGACGAATGGTCGCGGTTCAACACCCATCTTAGCGAGATCAAGATGAACCAGAGCGACGAGGTCTAG